From Vigna unguiculata cultivar IT97K-499-35 chromosome 5, ASM411807v1, whole genome shotgun sequence, the proteins below share one genomic window:
- the LOC114184692 gene encoding protein SPOROCYTELESS-like — translation MASEHNMFHEEEGKDEAGRSRSRSRRTNGKGPKKPPQRGLGVAQLERLRIQESWKKMSEGSSGVLPPVTTLHDHHHHHHHHQQQLFQRHPSPNLGFQFQCPQQHVISGNNTIGGSWIVPNRVVGNGSYGSGPPLLVGTPLETSKELSSIPNLHSQPECFDFCLKKTRFNEDNEKGSNARRERSLEIWSNGHDFLGFMPQSSVSSLVGETGDLYDKLGRHDSASAYACATPNDECVEVVAVHRRGNSGSGRVFMEYEFFPGKDGRDTTPKELELATIGSVGVDGGEASSITAAAYGDSASNYIDLSLKLSR, via the exons ATGGCTTCTGAGCACAACATGTTCCATGAGGAAGAAGGAAAGGATGAAGCTGGAAGAAGCAGAAGCAGGAGCAGAAGGACAAATGGAAAGGGTCCAAAGAAGCCACCCCAGAGAGGTTTGGGTGTGGCTCAGTTAGAAAGGTTGAGGATTCAAGAGTCTTGGAAAAAGATGAGTGAAGGGTCTTCTGGAGTACTTCCACCAGTAACTACCCTCcatgatcatcatcatcatcatcatcatcatcaacaacaacttTTTCAGCGCCACCCATCACCAAACCTTGGCTTTCAGTTTCAGTGCCCTCAACAACATGTGATCAGTGGAAACAACACTATTGGTGGAAGCTGGATAGTTCCTAACAGGGTTGTTGGTAATGGTTCCTACGGATCTGGTCCTCCACTTTTGGTTGGAACCCCTCTCGAGACCTCGAAAGAGCTCTCTTCAATTCCAAATCTCCATTCTCAACCTGAATGTTTTGATTTTTGCCTCAAG AAAACACGTTTCAATGAAGACAATGAAAAGGGATCAAATGCAAGGAGGGAGAGGAGTTTAGAGATATGGTCCAATGGCCATGATTTTCTAGGATTTATGCCCCAATCTTCTGTCTCAAGCCTTGTTGGGGAAACCGGTGATTTGTATGACAAACTGGGCAGGCATGATTCTGCTAGTGCTTATGCTTGTGCAACTCCCAATGATGAG TGTGTAGAGGTTGTTGCGGTTCACAGGAGGGGAAACTCAGGGAGTGGCAGGGTTTTCATGGAATATGAGTTTTTCCCAGGAAAAGATGGCAGAGACACTACTCCCAAGGAGCTGGAATTGGCCACAATAGGTTCAGTTGGTGTAGATGGTGGTGAAGCTTCTTCTATCACTGCTGCAGCCTATGGAGATTCTGCTTCTAATTATATTGATTTGTCTCTGAAGCTCTCACGCTAG